The Primulina huaijiensis isolate GDHJ02 chromosome 6, ASM1229523v2, whole genome shotgun sequence genomic sequence tttttgcaaaggtttatatttaaaatttctttaataaaatatggttaaaaaatttattataatataccatttttataaaaaaaaaaaaagtttctaatttttaaatctcttttTTTATAACCGCTGGctagaatttatatttttaaataaaaaaaaatttcaaccaacattttttggcggtttatatttataaattatttgaataaaacaaggTAAATGATCGTTATGATTAGACCCATCAATTTGAGTTGGGTCCGTCGATTGGCTAACACTACCAAACAATTTAAAtgggttgggttgaaattttgtcaacctatttaaaggtgggcctaaatgagctcacacgggtttatattaaatatctatatatctaataatATCGAATTTCTTTTATCAATTCTTCATGTAAAAGGAAGAATatcatcttgattttaaaattaagatgtTAGTATCTTGTCCATAAATTATGGGTTGTTCAGATATTTTGGTAGTCACTGaaaattgagtgtcaaagttgacatttgaaatGTGTTTTCGGATTATTGACAATATATATGTTCGTCAACAGATTATTTTTAActtatttttatcagtattgtgAATAATAAACACGTTTATTGAAATAGATAAGTAGTatcatatctttaaattaatatatactttcatgtttgacatgtTCTGAGTCTTAGCAAAATGTGGAACAGTAGATTCAAGCAAACGAATACACAAAGTCTTGGACGAAACCAAAATTATGTGGTaacaagaattaaaatataaacaaataaatttttaatgaatttatggAGGTTAGGAtgcataacaaatcttatatcataatatataaaatttcaaccttataaatgaaataaatcatacatatatgaaatatacaaaattttataacatatacaatcaaataatttattttaattttattttattctacaaaaattcttgtcaaactcagtgattgtggatttaacatctattaaatcagcaaaataaagagcatgtcaattaaactaattgagtaatcacatattattgaatttcttaattaattttttatcttgaaaatttgtttcatttaatattttaaattataagacaccgttactataactaaagacacattttttttaaatgttcataaggactcaatcactaactcatatgaaaaaacatttatcgacatactatattgaaaacattctaattaatttggcgcatttgctgaaaattttctaattaattaagaaaaattcatttacaataatcatatttaatttttttgggctaacaccatttattttataagatattcatcgcaattctttatttgtatgttaatctttaaatctgaattatgatgtatattgtttttctaaaagttcttaaataatgatttaatacatttattcgacacttcaatattaacattttaaaacatattaattttatattgtttgcGTGCATcacttctaatcatgattacttgtactatttaaaatatttgatttgcactgttaccataatctataggttttgataTAACATTAAACGCTtgagcctacaattggtatcagagccaagatcgTGACTTTGAatttcattgattgcaattggtgcaattattaggagattgattgtttggtacaataattgtctacGATGGGTAGTCGCTTGATCTGTTGTGTGATTTaattaaagatttgacttgcatagttgCCATCAGTTAttgcttttggtaaagcgacaaacactcgatcctatattattcgattgtagagctagaagaaacaggttgcatcaacttttagttttgaattgatcccttacatgttactcgatttttaaatttagaagcattctacagttttcaaatattattatatattgaattataatttatcactttcaaattagataaatacaaaataaaactcatgtaaatattattaacaaaaacatttaaatgaaatattggatttgtcgataatcaaaataaaaaataaaaaattttgatccttgagtgagaaataagatatttatataaagttataattgccacaatgaaatagtgcacctacatgcatttatcactatattttgcaactaaaatgtcaaaaaaaaatctccacgtattatttttatatcataattaaaataattatcaatcctaaattttattattttgagttggcttttgttatgaaaaatcattgtaaataaattgaatttaaaaattcttatatatatgtatatcacatattaatatatcaacttaagtccaggtaataaaaaactgcaaaatgaacttattcatcttcaatgtacacaaattatatagtaaagatatatgacatttaagacaatgaagtagaattaatgttcacatataacaaaatatatacacaagaaaaacaataaataaaaatatttttctagatataaatattttttaaaaactttttacagtgagttggagaagataaaagagaaaaaatattaaatcttttgggttacacaaaaaaatagaaatggaagaagtgtttgtcatactatgaattcagttttcaaattaaatgtatactataaagttatatttaccgttcaaactttataaatacaatgaatttttctcaagataagagtacacaaatgttcccgttaagatatttaaacaattagaaaaattaaatatattatttttctggaggtaatatcaatatgacattagtaatttgattgtgctaattatacttatgagttgatatgaaatattaaaataagtgtcataagaATCAGTAAAAAGAAGATTTATtggcaaaaatattattattataaattgtaaataaatgacaacatttaatcaatattttttaaaatcaatcaatcagtactttttatatgatgatagattgttataataattagggatgagcattcggtcggttttgttaccgaccgaaccgaattagtcatGATCAGAttgaaccgaaatatttagcaataaccgaaccgaccgaattaattttcataaccgatgaaaaccgaaccaaattaaaatcggttaattcggtttaaccgaaattttgctcacctctaataataatgtgtaatttatatgttataaagtataagtgtctaataaattaaaagtgactaagaaagtaaaaacatccAGTAGAAATttttgtcaatttacatgaaaaataataataatcaaacaacattgtaaataaaaaattgcatatcattgattgtcaaaaaaaattgtaataattgaatattataataaaatatatgcattattgagagaatatgacaaataacaaaaaaaaatatgataaaaaagatatgagaaaaattttagtagtccaaatctttttgaaaattaaaaaaatatgtttgttttttgttttttcaaattagttacatatgctaattaaaaagaattgtcaaaatttacaatactattatcataatcttttgttgagttaactaattttatttcaaattttaattacttcaacatattttttctattatttctAGTGTAAACATATGCATCAGTTCGTTGGATAGATATACAAATATATCAGTTAGTGGTCGTACCGATGAGTAAAAAAATGATTGGTAGTTATCTGATGTATAAATAAACTGAATTCTTCACTTTGAATAAGAGAACTCTTGCATGGTACTTTCTCTTATTACTTTCTGATATAAAGCACATGATTTTCTGCTGGTCTGTGTGGTAGTATGACAGATGCTTAAGCTTCCTGATAACATGAATTGCTGAAAAAATAACTATCCTATTTTTAGTTAGTATGGATACTCTGGTTTATCTGAATTCATGAAGATGCACTTTCGTAATACATCATGTGGGGAGAAATTCAGTACTTGTTAGGCAGAGCTTTTTTAACAAGATTGGACGCCGCTGGCTACGGCCTTCCTCTTCGGTGGTGGGGATCCAACCAGCCATTTGCCATAAAGAAGACAGTTTCTGGAATTTATGTTGTTTACCCAAGTTTAAAATTTGCTTATGTGCCTTTTGTGCTGTGCTGCCCATTAAATCTTGGCCCCGTCGTTGGACGACATGACCTGCGCTGGGATGGATGACAGCCCGTGGCCAGCTGAAGACGCACAACTGAATGACTGATGGTAGACATGATGGGATTTACTTGAATCTGTTGCTTCTGTGTATTTTtgttttgagatttatgatGCTGGTATTTTTGGCGAAGGTTTCATGGCCTAAAACGCTCGTCAAAAAATGGTTCGACATCAAGAACAAGGCATCATTTATGAAGGTGATTTGCCTTCTTTAATCTTCTCGTgatacatttaattttttagttaTATGCATTTAAGGCtccaattttctttctttttcgaCCCTCAATCTGTATCTATCCATGTTTATCTTGCACagaaaaaaaaacttcataAATTGATGTATGAAACCGTTTCATAtgagttttttgaaaaataatattttttttgcataaaaaataataatttttcataagtCGGGTCAAATATGATATGTGTCTCACACAATTGATATATGAGACCATCTCATATAAgttttttgacaaataaataaatactctGGTGAAAGTAAATGGCGAATACATGGAAAAGAGTTTAACAAAATAAAGACAATGCCGTGGTGAAACTACGTGACACTCCATGGGCAAACAAAGAATTGGTGTCTCCATCAATCCATCCCTGATTTCTTCCTTCTTTTGTGTAAACTTGAAATGAACTACTTAACGTTTAAAAAACTTTCGTGATTCATGATGATCACATATAATGATCCTATGTGTATGATGTTCCCATTAGgctaaatgaaaaaaattatcaacGGGACAATCTAAAATCCTCCTGAGTCACTACGACAGTTTTCCATTTCAAGAAACAACTCTAGCTATTGAACATCGTTATAGAATCGACAAAACTACCGCAAAATTCTCTCAAGATgaacttggtttaattgatttgatttagAAAAAGGATTTGATTTAAGAAATAATTTGAAGAATGCATTTCAAATTACACCAAATTACACCAATCTTGGGTTCCATGAAATCCACCACAATTTCTATTGAAATTGGTTACCTTGACATAGAGTGcattcaaaattcttttgaatTTTGTCCATCCAAACAAGTGAAGGATCAATCCAAGCACAACCTCGGTTATTTGTATTCATACCACTCATCTACTGAGTTGCACTGAGCAATCATGAGCCAGAAATTACGGAACTAGAAATATCCCTCTGTCCGACAACAGAAAACTCTCATTTTTGTTTTGGGGATGTTCACTGAAAAACGCCCCATTTTTCTACGACAGCGATTTAACTTCCAAACTACCCTTGCATGACGTGATGTTGCGGTGTCACAGAACTCTTGTCCAAGATCAGTGGCAGTGCCACTAAAATAAATGTCAAAGAAATCAAATGTCTAGCTTGCTAAGGCACCATAAAAGCGAAATGCAGATGAAATAGATACTCATGCTTCAGGTAAAGTTTAAAAGCCTGAGCAGATCAAGGTTGTAACATATAATTGTACCACGTCTGACTTCCGATTAGCAGCTGAAACAAAAGAGGTACACCTAGTTTTACTCTTTTGTAAATATGCTAACATAGAAACCCGGACGTAAACAGGGGTTCTAGGGTCAGGGGAGTTCTTCTAGAAGCTGGAAAAAACAGTTTTTCTATCGTAAAGATATATGGTAATATGGAATATAAGTAAAACTAATCCTATCCAAGCAGAAGCATAAACCGATCACCAAAATATCGACAGCTGTATGCATCTGTATCTAGTATTTGACGAGTTGACGTAATTTGCATTCGACATCAATCATAAGAACAAGACTAACCCTTCACATTGTAAATCCCCGGGCCTGGAACTATCTTCTCCCGGGGATTTCCTGATTGTCTCTGCACTAATTGGTCTTTTGCAATTTGAAAGTCCCGGCACTCAGCAGAGCAAAATGCACAGAGATTACTGCATCAAATTGAACACAGAAACTTGAGCAATTCTAATGcatagaaatatatataatctagAGGATCTTGGGCAGATAGCTTTGTATATGACATTCATAATGAGAGATGCATTAATAAAGTAGACAAGTAAAATGGTCGAATTCCTTGATAGTGCCAACCAATTGATTCATCAAGTTTCTCAAATGATATTGTATTGATCAAatgatgacatgatgacatgaCGAAGATATATTATTGTCAAGATGGAAAATTCTGAACACCACATCGAACCGCTGAGAAACGGTAAAATTCAAGTTCCTAATGAAGAAATAAAACAGGTACAATGGATTCTTGGAGTAGCAAATAGCACCCCTCCTAGGAAAACCTAGAAAAGAATATTACCGGTTTACAAACTAGTGAATGATCTTTCACGACCCTGTGCTTTTAAAAATGCCCTAACAAAAGGGGTAAATATGCCTCCTTTTTAGAACACGTGGTTTTAAAAAGCTATTAATTTCACATAGGGGTGACCAAGTTAATTGACTTACAAGACAATAAACTCCCTAGTAATCGATGCTCATTCCACAAAGCAGTAAATGGAAGCAATAGAATACGAAGATCAAAAAATGGATAAAGAAACTATAAAACAGCGAGAGCATAAAATGTACTTAACAAATCAAAGCATAAAATTCAGAAGCAACAAGCACAGTTCCATGATCTTTTCATTCATTCTAATCGAGGCCGAATACTAATTATATTAGAACCCCGAGCAAGTTCCCTTTACCTATACATGAAGACCTCCGAGTTCTGCGCTATCCGCTTCTGGCAATAGTGACATTTCTCCAGAAAACCGCCCATTTTAAGCTGATCAGATTCACCAGCACTCTGATGCACCAGCGTCGAAACGGCTTTCACAATCTTCGGCTCGGCGGCGTCGGCTTCGGCTTCGGCTTCAGATGGCTTCATAACCTTCACCGGGACCATGGAAGCAGAGGCGTCCGTTTCAAGAGACGTCGCATGTTGAGTGGATGAAGCAACGTTTCGGCTGCGCTTTCCCCGCATTTTCACAGGAGCAGAAGCTGAGTTAGGGTTTTCTACACTGAGTTTTTCGTGTTNCATAAAAACtattacaaaaaattatttttaaaatttctattttGATATCATATTTAGGAGttcaaaaaaatgtaatattttgggAGTTAGtcttaatattaaatatcatttaCATGATGTTAATAAATTTGTGCCTCAACAAATGATATTCTTGTATAGGGAGTTTTATCGCTCGCGTTTTTCGTTTCATTTGAACATCACATTCCACGGAATAGAACTTAGTTAGATTGACCTATCGAAAGCAGACGTTGAGCTGGTAGGAGTGGCTATGCCTGGAATGACTTTCCTAGTTCATTTGGCATCTGgatttttgatattattttcgatatggttgtacaATATTTGGTATTTACATGCATTATTCGATGGGGTTGTATAATAATTAAGTTTATAAGTTCCAATGTTAACtctttatgttttaattaagtaaattgcATGCATGCTATTAAATTAGGATTAGTATGTGATTCGGGATGGGTCACTACGCATATAATATTTAACGAAAATCCAATTAAGATTATGGTAAACATGGAAATAACAAAAGACTCGGACGAGATGTATATATCTTGTCTTACTTACTATCTatcctaaaataatatttttttttaaaaaaaatattaatcttaTATTTATCTATTGCACGGACACTCAGAATTTGAGTAAAAAAATGAGCGTAGAGAAATTTTATCAGATtgtataaatattttactatGTGGAATTtgcaaaatacaaaaataattttcgATTAAAAATTATTCGAAAGCCTTgatgataataaatttttaaaccgATCTCTTCTATTAAATAATGTATGTATtcatccaatattatatatttattaatattatgtgAAAAACAAAAACGTCCAAATTATCTTTGTTGTGTTtacaattttaatcttttttcaaTGTGGTGCAACTATGACACCAACGTGGTGTTAACTTGTGTAATGTTACACCAGCATtagatgaaaaaaaattaaaattgataaaaattttaagatacGAGATTAATACTCAAATTTAACAACATAGAATACCAAtatcacaaaaaatatatatataaaacaaaaattcgTTTTTCCCTAATTTTTATTAGAGTTTTTAGTGTGATTGAATTAGATATGAGTCAAATGAATTCTTGACGACATGTTATGTGCAAATAATCATCCATACATTACGaacaattaaaatgaaatcGGTCCTATAGGCCGgtgtatataataaattttatgctaaaaataagGCTGAATTTTCATTTCTTGCATTGTTTTAAATCTTCCTTTGACTTTGTTCTTTTAATTGATTTgaatatgatatttattaattaacatAACCATGCAATAACAAgccaaaattcaaattatttaagattatatttggattgatggatttattttgaaagaagaCATTTGAGGAATGATTTGAGAGATTatgtatttgaaatccattgtaatatttcaaagcaagttaatgatttaaagattatcCCACATGATTTAATCAAAACTTTAccttatacatacatacatacacacacatatatatgggTACTACAGACACATCTTGTTGGGCAGTTTATGGACGACGCGAGATGTTTATATGAATATCGCGAAAATATTTAATACAACATTTTTTTCGATATTAAAAAATGTGTGTGAGATAATGGTTGATATAATATTCTACAGATCTTCATGTGAACATTTTGCGAAACTCATAAAATGCTCGACAATATGGGCTCAGAGTATCAAAACCAATGTGTGCATctctactattttattaaagctGAGAAGGTTTTAAAAACCGCTTCTTCGAGGACACCAAATTTCTTGCCTCTTTTGCCCTTTTAAGAGAGGCGAAGAAATATAATCAAACCCACCGAAATTTATGGGCCtatttctttctctttttcccTCCCTCTCCACTGTCTCTAATCTAAGCGTGTACGAAACCCTGTGTGTAGAATTGAATATTAGAAAATGGGGCGGCacatgatttttcaagattagTTCACGAAGATCGAAGAAAAAGTGAGGTGGAGGTACAATTCTCTCATATATTGTTGCTTTACCTTCATAGATTTCGCTTCACTCTGCACCGTCTCCTCCAACATATACTCGGTTGAAGCCTCGAGAAACCAAAAACCACATCCATTGGTGTCCTGTCTGCCGATTCAAATTCACTTTCCCGGCCAATAAATCATAAGTGTTTTGTGGTAAGTTCGCAAATATCTTCCTCTCAACTCTCAACCGATCTGATTGTTATTCGTTTTGAGATCCGCATTTCAATACTGAAATTTCAATGTTGAATTTGATTGAGGTAACCTATTTTTGGGTTGAATTTCGGCTTCTCATTATATCAAATTGCGTTTAATGTCGGGTTGAAACGGCACGTTCGAATTAAACGAAATTGGTTGTTATGGCTACTAGATTTTGTATGTTACAGAAACAAATTGTTTTTTTGGCAGCTAGACATAGATTTGTTTCAAGCAAAATATCTGTACGCGTCAGTTTTGAAGAATGCACTACGTAATGAATTAAGTGTCATTGTTATCGTTTCTGCTTAGGCAAAATTCATAACAGGATGAATGGCCTGtgtactttatttttatttgaatgatGTTCCGTGATCAGAAACCCGATTCATTTCTAAGTCGatctatctttatttttctactCTTTGCTAAGTATTTGTGTTGCAGTGATATAATTCATAGACCAATACGATTTCTTAGTGAACCGTTTGATGAAAGTTAATTTGCCAAAACAACCATTAGAATTCCAATAAAAAGCATACTGCTAAATTCAGTACAGCCTGATCGACCACGTCCGCGTTAGAATAACTTAAGCATTGCATTCGAGTGTTTCTGTTAGATGACCACATAGCCCGTATCGAGACGACGTCACCTCTTCTCCGTGCACAGGCATTTAGCTGTTTCGAGAGCAAAATAGGTGAGAATGATATCTGCTCCAGCACGACTAAGACATAACAGAGCTTCCATCATCACTTTCTCCTCATCAATCATTTTAAGAACCCCTCCAGCCTTGATCATCGAGTACTCACCAGAAACCTATGTACAAAAAAACGCTACTAAGTC encodes the following:
- the LOC140978138 gene encoding uncharacterized protein, which produces MRGKRSRNVASSTQHATSLETDASASMVPVKVMKPSEAEAEADAAEPKIVKAVSTLVHQSAGESDQLKMGGFLEKCHYCQKRIAQNSEVFMYSNLCAFCSAECRDFQIAKDQLVQRQSGNPREKIVPGPGIYNVKG